From the Falco biarmicus isolate bFalBia1 chromosome 19, bFalBia1.pri, whole genome shotgun sequence genome, one window contains:
- the PIP5K1A gene encoding phosphatidylinositol 4-phosphate 5-kinase type-1 alpha isoform X5: MAAAGPESGGSSGSSGGLAGSSTFKKSLTPEMPGSSGQPGSQTIKKGHRGVDSTGETTYKKTTSSALKGAIQLGITHTVGSLSTKPERDVLMQDFYVVESIFFPSEGSNLTPAHHYNDFRFKTYAPVAFRYFRELFGIRPDDYLYSLCNEPLIELSNSGASGSLFYVSSDDEFIIKTVQHKEAEFLQKLLPGYYMNLNQNPRTLLPKFYGLYCVQAGGKNIRIVVMNNLLPRSVKMHLKYDLKGSTYKRRASQKEREKVFPTYKDLDFMQDIPDGLFLDSDMYNALCKTLQRDCLVLQSFKIMDYSLLVAIHNIDLAQREHAMADGTSQTDTRRPAAQKALYSTAMESIQGEARRGGTIETDDQMGGIPARNAKGERLLLYIGIIDVLQSYRFVKKLEHSWKALVHDGDTVSVHRPSFYAERFQRFMCNTAFKKIPLKPSPSKKSRSGTAVPRRSCQGVPSQSHMSCETKAQVMTEADIEQGSHLGRPDLLPRTLPVDEANSDSIATTLSTSSLGSGGLNSPANRSPHSVSPAVPQDLPYWSALQS, translated from the exons GATCATCTACCTTCAAAAAATCACTCACCCCTGAG ATGCCAGGTTCTTCTGGGCAGCCGGGCTCACAGACGATAAAGAAGGGCCACAGAGGAGTGGACTCCACGGGGGAGACTACCTATAAAAAG ACTACGTCATCTGCCTTGAAAGGTGCCATTCAGCTCGGCATTACACACACAGTTGGAAGCTTGAGCACCAAACCCGAAAGAGATGTTCTCATGCAAGATTTCTACGTAgtagaaagtattttcttcccaag TGAAGGGAGCAACCTGACCCCAGCACATCACTACAATGACTTTCGGTTCAAAACCTACGCTCCAGTGGCCTTTCGCTATTTCCGGGAGCTGTTTGGGATCCGACCAGATGACTATCTG TACTCGCTCTGCAACGAGCCACTCATTGAACTTTCAAACTCGGGGGCCAGCGGATCCCTCTTCTATGTATCCAGTGACGATGAGTTTATCATCAAAACGGTTCAGCACAAAGAGGCCGAGttcttgcagaagctgctgcctggctACTACATG AATTTGAACCAGAACCCAAGGACGCTGCTGCCAAAGTTCTACGGCTTGTACTGTGTCCAGGCCGGAGGCAAAAACATTCGCATTGTTGTGATGAACAACCTCCTGCCGCGCTCTGTCAAAATGCACCTGAAATACGACCTGAAGGGCTCCACCTACAAACGCCGAGCATCCCAGAAGGAGCGAGAGAAGGTCTTCCCAACGTACAAGGACTTGGATTTTATGCAGGACATTCCTGATGGCCTCTTCTTGGACTCTGACATGTATAATGCTCTGTGCAAAACGTTACAGAGAGACTGTTTG GTCCTGCAGAGCTTTAAAATCATGGATTACAGCTTGCTTGTGGCAATCCATAACATCGATCTGGCGCAGCGAGAGCATGCGATGGCAGACGGGACGTCCCAGACTGATACGCGACGACCCGCCGCCCAGAAGGCCCTCTACTCCACAGCCATGGAGTCCATCCAGGGAgaggcgcggcgggggggcACCATAGAAACAGATGACCA GATGGGAGGCATTCCAGCCCGCAACGCGAAGGGGGAGAGGCTGCTGCTCTACATCGGCATCATTGACGTGTTGCAGTCCTACAG ATTTGTCAAGAAGCTGGAGCACTCTTGGAAGGCCCTTGTACACGACGGG GACACTGTATCTGTGCACAGACCCAGCTTCTACGCCGAAAGGTTCCAACGGTTCATGTGCAACACAGCATTCAAGAAAATACCAC TAAAGCCATCCCCTTCCAAGAAGAGCCGGTCTGGCACAGCGGTTCCTCGTCGGAGCTGTCAAGGAGTGCCTTCCCAGTCGCACATGTCCTGTGAGACAAAAGCACAAGTAATGACGGAGGCGGACATAGAGCAAG GTTCCCACCTTGGTCGCCCAGATCTCCTGCCCAGGACCCTGCCGGTAGACGAAGCTAACAGCGATTCCATCGCCACGACCCTGTCCACTTCTTCCTTGGGCAGCGGAGGCCTCAACTCGCCCGCAAATAG GTCTCCCCATTCTGTTTCCCCAGCGGTTCCCCAGGACCTTCCATACTGGAGcgctctgcagagctga
- the PIP5K1A gene encoding phosphatidylinositol 4-phosphate 5-kinase type-1 alpha isoform X2 has translation MAAAGPESGGSSGSSGGLAGSSTFKKSLTPEMPGSSGQPGSQTIKKGHRGVDSTGETTYKKTTSSALKGAIQLGITHTVGSLSTKPERDVLMQDFYVVESIFFPSEGSNLTPAHHYNDFRFKTYAPVAFRYFRELFGIRPDDYLYSLCNEPLIELSNSGASGSLFYVSSDDEFIIKTVQHKEAEFLQKLLPGYYMNLNQNPRTLLPKFYGLYCVQAGGKNIRIVVMNNLLPRSVKMHLKYDLKGSTYKRRASQKEREKVFPTYKDLDFMQDIPDGLFLDSDMYNALCKTLQRDCLVLQSFKIMDYSLLVAIHNIDLAQREHAMADGTSQTDTRRPAAQKALYSTAMESIQGEARRGGTIETDDQMGGIPARNAKGERLLLYIGIIDVLQSYRFVKKLEHSWKALVHDGDTVSVHRPSFYAERFQRFMCNTAFKKIPLKPSPSKKSRSGTAVPRRSCQGVPSQSHMSCETKAQVMTEADIEQDLLPRTLPVDEANSDSIATTLSTSSLGSGGLNSPANSGSPGPSILERSAELREQLEDLQETEISFLSYLDRNLKAGRLGYT, from the exons GATCATCTACCTTCAAAAAATCACTCACCCCTGAG ATGCCAGGTTCTTCTGGGCAGCCGGGCTCACAGACGATAAAGAAGGGCCACAGAGGAGTGGACTCCACGGGGGAGACTACCTATAAAAAG ACTACGTCATCTGCCTTGAAAGGTGCCATTCAGCTCGGCATTACACACACAGTTGGAAGCTTGAGCACCAAACCCGAAAGAGATGTTCTCATGCAAGATTTCTACGTAgtagaaagtattttcttcccaag TGAAGGGAGCAACCTGACCCCAGCACATCACTACAATGACTTTCGGTTCAAAACCTACGCTCCAGTGGCCTTTCGCTATTTCCGGGAGCTGTTTGGGATCCGACCAGATGACTATCTG TACTCGCTCTGCAACGAGCCACTCATTGAACTTTCAAACTCGGGGGCCAGCGGATCCCTCTTCTATGTATCCAGTGACGATGAGTTTATCATCAAAACGGTTCAGCACAAAGAGGCCGAGttcttgcagaagctgctgcctggctACTACATG AATTTGAACCAGAACCCAAGGACGCTGCTGCCAAAGTTCTACGGCTTGTACTGTGTCCAGGCCGGAGGCAAAAACATTCGCATTGTTGTGATGAACAACCTCCTGCCGCGCTCTGTCAAAATGCACCTGAAATACGACCTGAAGGGCTCCACCTACAAACGCCGAGCATCCCAGAAGGAGCGAGAGAAGGTCTTCCCAACGTACAAGGACTTGGATTTTATGCAGGACATTCCTGATGGCCTCTTCTTGGACTCTGACATGTATAATGCTCTGTGCAAAACGTTACAGAGAGACTGTTTG GTCCTGCAGAGCTTTAAAATCATGGATTACAGCTTGCTTGTGGCAATCCATAACATCGATCTGGCGCAGCGAGAGCATGCGATGGCAGACGGGACGTCCCAGACTGATACGCGACGACCCGCCGCCCAGAAGGCCCTCTACTCCACAGCCATGGAGTCCATCCAGGGAgaggcgcggcgggggggcACCATAGAAACAGATGACCA GATGGGAGGCATTCCAGCCCGCAACGCGAAGGGGGAGAGGCTGCTGCTCTACATCGGCATCATTGACGTGTTGCAGTCCTACAG ATTTGTCAAGAAGCTGGAGCACTCTTGGAAGGCCCTTGTACACGACGGG GACACTGTATCTGTGCACAGACCCAGCTTCTACGCCGAAAGGTTCCAACGGTTCATGTGCAACACAGCATTCAAGAAAATACCAC TAAAGCCATCCCCTTCCAAGAAGAGCCGGTCTGGCACAGCGGTTCCTCGTCGGAGCTGTCAAGGAGTGCCTTCCCAGTCGCACATGTCCTGTGAGACAAAAGCACAAGTAATGACGGAGGCGGACATAGAGCAAG ATCTCCTGCCCAGGACCCTGCCGGTAGACGAAGCTAACAGCGATTCCATCGCCACGACCCTGTCCACTTCTTCCTTGGGCAGCGGAGGCCTCAACTCGCCCGCAAATAG CGGTTCCCCAGGACCTTCCATACTGGAGcgctctgcagagctgagagaGCAGCTCGAAGACCTGCAAGAAACGGAGATAAGCTTT ttatctTATCTGGACAGAAACCTAAAAGCTGGAAGGCTGGGCTACACTTAG
- the PIP5K1A gene encoding phosphatidylinositol 4-phosphate 5-kinase type-1 alpha isoform X4 has translation MAAAGPESGGSSGSSGGLAGSSTFKKSLTPEMPGSSGQPGSQTIKKGHRGVDSTGETTYKKTTSSALKGAIQLGITHTVGSLSTKPERDVLMQDFYVVESIFFPSEGSNLTPAHHYNDFRFKTYAPVAFRYFRELFGIRPDDYLYSLCNEPLIELSNSGASGSLFYVSSDDEFIIKTVQHKEAEFLQKLLPGYYMNLNQNPRTLLPKFYGLYCVQAGGKNIRIVVMNNLLPRSVKMHLKYDLKGSTYKRRASQKEREKVFPTYKDLDFMQDIPDGLFLDSDMYNALCKTLQRDCLVLQSFKIMDYSLLVAIHNIDLAQREHAMADGTSQTDTRRPAAQKALYSTAMESIQGEARRGGTIETDDQMGGIPARNAKGERLLLYIGIIDVLQSYRFVKKLEHSWKALVHDGDTVSVHRPSFYAERFQRFMCNTAFKKIPLKPSPSKKSRSGTAVPRRSCQGVPSQSHMSCETKAQVMTEADIEQGSHLGRPDLLPRTLPVDEANSDSIATTLSTSSLGSGGLNSPANSGSPGPSILERSAELREQLEDLQETEISF, from the exons GATCATCTACCTTCAAAAAATCACTCACCCCTGAG ATGCCAGGTTCTTCTGGGCAGCCGGGCTCACAGACGATAAAGAAGGGCCACAGAGGAGTGGACTCCACGGGGGAGACTACCTATAAAAAG ACTACGTCATCTGCCTTGAAAGGTGCCATTCAGCTCGGCATTACACACACAGTTGGAAGCTTGAGCACCAAACCCGAAAGAGATGTTCTCATGCAAGATTTCTACGTAgtagaaagtattttcttcccaag TGAAGGGAGCAACCTGACCCCAGCACATCACTACAATGACTTTCGGTTCAAAACCTACGCTCCAGTGGCCTTTCGCTATTTCCGGGAGCTGTTTGGGATCCGACCAGATGACTATCTG TACTCGCTCTGCAACGAGCCACTCATTGAACTTTCAAACTCGGGGGCCAGCGGATCCCTCTTCTATGTATCCAGTGACGATGAGTTTATCATCAAAACGGTTCAGCACAAAGAGGCCGAGttcttgcagaagctgctgcctggctACTACATG AATTTGAACCAGAACCCAAGGACGCTGCTGCCAAAGTTCTACGGCTTGTACTGTGTCCAGGCCGGAGGCAAAAACATTCGCATTGTTGTGATGAACAACCTCCTGCCGCGCTCTGTCAAAATGCACCTGAAATACGACCTGAAGGGCTCCACCTACAAACGCCGAGCATCCCAGAAGGAGCGAGAGAAGGTCTTCCCAACGTACAAGGACTTGGATTTTATGCAGGACATTCCTGATGGCCTCTTCTTGGACTCTGACATGTATAATGCTCTGTGCAAAACGTTACAGAGAGACTGTTTG GTCCTGCAGAGCTTTAAAATCATGGATTACAGCTTGCTTGTGGCAATCCATAACATCGATCTGGCGCAGCGAGAGCATGCGATGGCAGACGGGACGTCCCAGACTGATACGCGACGACCCGCCGCCCAGAAGGCCCTCTACTCCACAGCCATGGAGTCCATCCAGGGAgaggcgcggcgggggggcACCATAGAAACAGATGACCA GATGGGAGGCATTCCAGCCCGCAACGCGAAGGGGGAGAGGCTGCTGCTCTACATCGGCATCATTGACGTGTTGCAGTCCTACAG ATTTGTCAAGAAGCTGGAGCACTCTTGGAAGGCCCTTGTACACGACGGG GACACTGTATCTGTGCACAGACCCAGCTTCTACGCCGAAAGGTTCCAACGGTTCATGTGCAACACAGCATTCAAGAAAATACCAC TAAAGCCATCCCCTTCCAAGAAGAGCCGGTCTGGCACAGCGGTTCCTCGTCGGAGCTGTCAAGGAGTGCCTTCCCAGTCGCACATGTCCTGTGAGACAAAAGCACAAGTAATGACGGAGGCGGACATAGAGCAAG GTTCCCACCTTGGTCGCCCAGATCTCCTGCCCAGGACCCTGCCGGTAGACGAAGCTAACAGCGATTCCATCGCCACGACCCTGTCCACTTCTTCCTTGGGCAGCGGAGGCCTCAACTCGCCCGCAAATAG CGGTTCCCCAGGACCTTCCATACTGGAGcgctctgcagagctgagagaGCAGCTCGAAGACCTGCAAGAAACGGAGATAAGCTTT TGA
- the PIP5K1A gene encoding phosphatidylinositol 4-phosphate 5-kinase type-1 alpha isoform X1, whose protein sequence is MAAAGPESGGSSGSSGGLAGSSTFKKSLTPEMPGSSGQPGSQTIKKGHRGVDSTGETTYKKTTSSALKGAIQLGITHTVGSLSTKPERDVLMQDFYVVESIFFPSEGSNLTPAHHYNDFRFKTYAPVAFRYFRELFGIRPDDYLYSLCNEPLIELSNSGASGSLFYVSSDDEFIIKTVQHKEAEFLQKLLPGYYMNLNQNPRTLLPKFYGLYCVQAGGKNIRIVVMNNLLPRSVKMHLKYDLKGSTYKRRASQKEREKVFPTYKDLDFMQDIPDGLFLDSDMYNALCKTLQRDCLVLQSFKIMDYSLLVAIHNIDLAQREHAMADGTSQTDTRRPAAQKALYSTAMESIQGEARRGGTIETDDQMGGIPARNAKGERLLLYIGIIDVLQSYRFVKKLEHSWKALVHDGDTVSVHRPSFYAERFQRFMCNTAFKKIPLKPSPSKKSRSGTAVPRRSCQGVPSQSHMSCETKAQVMTEADIEQGSHLGRPDLLPRTLPVDEANSDSIATTLSTSSLGSGGLNSPANSGSPGPSILERSAELREQLEDLQETEISFLSYLDRNLKAGRLGYT, encoded by the exons GATCATCTACCTTCAAAAAATCACTCACCCCTGAG ATGCCAGGTTCTTCTGGGCAGCCGGGCTCACAGACGATAAAGAAGGGCCACAGAGGAGTGGACTCCACGGGGGAGACTACCTATAAAAAG ACTACGTCATCTGCCTTGAAAGGTGCCATTCAGCTCGGCATTACACACACAGTTGGAAGCTTGAGCACCAAACCCGAAAGAGATGTTCTCATGCAAGATTTCTACGTAgtagaaagtattttcttcccaag TGAAGGGAGCAACCTGACCCCAGCACATCACTACAATGACTTTCGGTTCAAAACCTACGCTCCAGTGGCCTTTCGCTATTTCCGGGAGCTGTTTGGGATCCGACCAGATGACTATCTG TACTCGCTCTGCAACGAGCCACTCATTGAACTTTCAAACTCGGGGGCCAGCGGATCCCTCTTCTATGTATCCAGTGACGATGAGTTTATCATCAAAACGGTTCAGCACAAAGAGGCCGAGttcttgcagaagctgctgcctggctACTACATG AATTTGAACCAGAACCCAAGGACGCTGCTGCCAAAGTTCTACGGCTTGTACTGTGTCCAGGCCGGAGGCAAAAACATTCGCATTGTTGTGATGAACAACCTCCTGCCGCGCTCTGTCAAAATGCACCTGAAATACGACCTGAAGGGCTCCACCTACAAACGCCGAGCATCCCAGAAGGAGCGAGAGAAGGTCTTCCCAACGTACAAGGACTTGGATTTTATGCAGGACATTCCTGATGGCCTCTTCTTGGACTCTGACATGTATAATGCTCTGTGCAAAACGTTACAGAGAGACTGTTTG GTCCTGCAGAGCTTTAAAATCATGGATTACAGCTTGCTTGTGGCAATCCATAACATCGATCTGGCGCAGCGAGAGCATGCGATGGCAGACGGGACGTCCCAGACTGATACGCGACGACCCGCCGCCCAGAAGGCCCTCTACTCCACAGCCATGGAGTCCATCCAGGGAgaggcgcggcgggggggcACCATAGAAACAGATGACCA GATGGGAGGCATTCCAGCCCGCAACGCGAAGGGGGAGAGGCTGCTGCTCTACATCGGCATCATTGACGTGTTGCAGTCCTACAG ATTTGTCAAGAAGCTGGAGCACTCTTGGAAGGCCCTTGTACACGACGGG GACACTGTATCTGTGCACAGACCCAGCTTCTACGCCGAAAGGTTCCAACGGTTCATGTGCAACACAGCATTCAAGAAAATACCAC TAAAGCCATCCCCTTCCAAGAAGAGCCGGTCTGGCACAGCGGTTCCTCGTCGGAGCTGTCAAGGAGTGCCTTCCCAGTCGCACATGTCCTGTGAGACAAAAGCACAAGTAATGACGGAGGCGGACATAGAGCAAG GTTCCCACCTTGGTCGCCCAGATCTCCTGCCCAGGACCCTGCCGGTAGACGAAGCTAACAGCGATTCCATCGCCACGACCCTGTCCACTTCTTCCTTGGGCAGCGGAGGCCTCAACTCGCCCGCAAATAG CGGTTCCCCAGGACCTTCCATACTGGAGcgctctgcagagctgagagaGCAGCTCGAAGACCTGCAAGAAACGGAGATAAGCTTT ttatctTATCTGGACAGAAACCTAAAAGCTGGAAGGCTGGGCTACACTTAG
- the PIP5K1A gene encoding phosphatidylinositol 4-phosphate 5-kinase type-1 alpha isoform X6, with translation MAAAGPESGGSSGSSGGLAGSSTFKKSLTPEMPGSSGQPGSQTIKKGHRGVDSTGETTYKKTTSSALKGAIQLGITHTVGSLSTKPERDVLMQDFYVVESIFFPSEGSNLTPAHHYNDFRFKTYAPVAFRYFRELFGIRPDDYLYSLCNEPLIELSNSGASGSLFYVSSDDEFIIKTVQHKEAEFLQKLLPGYYMNLNQNPRTLLPKFYGLYCVQAGGKNIRIVVMNNLLPRSVKMHLKYDLKGSTYKRRASQKEREKVFPTYKDLDFMQDIPDGLFLDSDMYNALCKTLQRDCLVLQSFKIMDYSLLVAIHNIDLAQREHAMADGTSQTDTRRPAAQKALYSTAMESIQGEARRGGTIETDDQMGGIPARNAKGERLLLYIGIIDVLQSYRFVKKLEHSWKALVHDGDTVSVHRPSFYAERFQRFMCNTAFKKIPLKPSPSKKSRSGTAVPRRSCQGVPSQSHMSCETKAQVMTEADIEQDLLPRTLPVDEANSDSIATTLSTSSLGSGGLNSPANRSPHSVSPAVPQDLPYWSALQS, from the exons GATCATCTACCTTCAAAAAATCACTCACCCCTGAG ATGCCAGGTTCTTCTGGGCAGCCGGGCTCACAGACGATAAAGAAGGGCCACAGAGGAGTGGACTCCACGGGGGAGACTACCTATAAAAAG ACTACGTCATCTGCCTTGAAAGGTGCCATTCAGCTCGGCATTACACACACAGTTGGAAGCTTGAGCACCAAACCCGAAAGAGATGTTCTCATGCAAGATTTCTACGTAgtagaaagtattttcttcccaag TGAAGGGAGCAACCTGACCCCAGCACATCACTACAATGACTTTCGGTTCAAAACCTACGCTCCAGTGGCCTTTCGCTATTTCCGGGAGCTGTTTGGGATCCGACCAGATGACTATCTG TACTCGCTCTGCAACGAGCCACTCATTGAACTTTCAAACTCGGGGGCCAGCGGATCCCTCTTCTATGTATCCAGTGACGATGAGTTTATCATCAAAACGGTTCAGCACAAAGAGGCCGAGttcttgcagaagctgctgcctggctACTACATG AATTTGAACCAGAACCCAAGGACGCTGCTGCCAAAGTTCTACGGCTTGTACTGTGTCCAGGCCGGAGGCAAAAACATTCGCATTGTTGTGATGAACAACCTCCTGCCGCGCTCTGTCAAAATGCACCTGAAATACGACCTGAAGGGCTCCACCTACAAACGCCGAGCATCCCAGAAGGAGCGAGAGAAGGTCTTCCCAACGTACAAGGACTTGGATTTTATGCAGGACATTCCTGATGGCCTCTTCTTGGACTCTGACATGTATAATGCTCTGTGCAAAACGTTACAGAGAGACTGTTTG GTCCTGCAGAGCTTTAAAATCATGGATTACAGCTTGCTTGTGGCAATCCATAACATCGATCTGGCGCAGCGAGAGCATGCGATGGCAGACGGGACGTCCCAGACTGATACGCGACGACCCGCCGCCCAGAAGGCCCTCTACTCCACAGCCATGGAGTCCATCCAGGGAgaggcgcggcgggggggcACCATAGAAACAGATGACCA GATGGGAGGCATTCCAGCCCGCAACGCGAAGGGGGAGAGGCTGCTGCTCTACATCGGCATCATTGACGTGTTGCAGTCCTACAG ATTTGTCAAGAAGCTGGAGCACTCTTGGAAGGCCCTTGTACACGACGGG GACACTGTATCTGTGCACAGACCCAGCTTCTACGCCGAAAGGTTCCAACGGTTCATGTGCAACACAGCATTCAAGAAAATACCAC TAAAGCCATCCCCTTCCAAGAAGAGCCGGTCTGGCACAGCGGTTCCTCGTCGGAGCTGTCAAGGAGTGCCTTCCCAGTCGCACATGTCCTGTGAGACAAAAGCACAAGTAATGACGGAGGCGGACATAGAGCAAG ATCTCCTGCCCAGGACCCTGCCGGTAGACGAAGCTAACAGCGATTCCATCGCCACGACCCTGTCCACTTCTTCCTTGGGCAGCGGAGGCCTCAACTCGCCCGCAAATAG GTCTCCCCATTCTGTTTCCCCAGCGGTTCCCCAGGACCTTCCATACTGGAGcgctctgcagagctga
- the PIP5K1A gene encoding phosphatidylinositol 4-phosphate 5-kinase type-1 alpha isoform X7, with protein sequence MAAAGPESGGSSGSSGGLAGSSTFKKSLTPEMPGSSGQPGSQTIKKGHRGVDSTGETTYKKTTSSALKGAIQLGITHTVGSLSTKPERDVLMQDFYVVESIFFPSEGSNLTPAHHYNDFRFKTYAPVAFRYFRELFGIRPDDYLYSLCNEPLIELSNSGASGSLFYVSSDDEFIIKTVQHKEAEFLQKLLPGYYMNLNQNPRTLLPKFYGLYCVQAGGKNIRIVVMNNLLPRSVKMHLKYDLKGSTYKRRASQKEREKVFPTYKDLDFMQDIPDGLFLDSDMYNALCKTLQRDCLVLQSFKIMDYSLLVAIHNIDLAQREHAMADGTSQTDTRRPAAQKALYSTAMESIQGEARRGGTIETDDQMGGIPARNAKGERLLLYIGIIDVLQSYRFVKKLEHSWKALVHDGDTVSVHRPSFYAERFQRFMCNTAFKKIPLKPSPSKKSRSGTAVPRRSCQGVPSQSHMSCETKAQVMTEADIEQGSHLGRPDLLPRTLPVDEANSDSIATTLSTSSLGSGGLNSPANRSVGVQVHKADSSAKDLTRTAPGICLSSGSPGPSILERSAELREQLEDLQETEISFLSYLDRNLKAGRLGYT encoded by the exons GATCATCTACCTTCAAAAAATCACTCACCCCTGAG ATGCCAGGTTCTTCTGGGCAGCCGGGCTCACAGACGATAAAGAAGGGCCACAGAGGAGTGGACTCCACGGGGGAGACTACCTATAAAAAG ACTACGTCATCTGCCTTGAAAGGTGCCATTCAGCTCGGCATTACACACACAGTTGGAAGCTTGAGCACCAAACCCGAAAGAGATGTTCTCATGCAAGATTTCTACGTAgtagaaagtattttcttcccaag TGAAGGGAGCAACCTGACCCCAGCACATCACTACAATGACTTTCGGTTCAAAACCTACGCTCCAGTGGCCTTTCGCTATTTCCGGGAGCTGTTTGGGATCCGACCAGATGACTATCTG TACTCGCTCTGCAACGAGCCACTCATTGAACTTTCAAACTCGGGGGCCAGCGGATCCCTCTTCTATGTATCCAGTGACGATGAGTTTATCATCAAAACGGTTCAGCACAAAGAGGCCGAGttcttgcagaagctgctgcctggctACTACATG AATTTGAACCAGAACCCAAGGACGCTGCTGCCAAAGTTCTACGGCTTGTACTGTGTCCAGGCCGGAGGCAAAAACATTCGCATTGTTGTGATGAACAACCTCCTGCCGCGCTCTGTCAAAATGCACCTGAAATACGACCTGAAGGGCTCCACCTACAAACGCCGAGCATCCCAGAAGGAGCGAGAGAAGGTCTTCCCAACGTACAAGGACTTGGATTTTATGCAGGACATTCCTGATGGCCTCTTCTTGGACTCTGACATGTATAATGCTCTGTGCAAAACGTTACAGAGAGACTGTTTG GTCCTGCAGAGCTTTAAAATCATGGATTACAGCTTGCTTGTGGCAATCCATAACATCGATCTGGCGCAGCGAGAGCATGCGATGGCAGACGGGACGTCCCAGACTGATACGCGACGACCCGCCGCCCAGAAGGCCCTCTACTCCACAGCCATGGAGTCCATCCAGGGAgaggcgcggcgggggggcACCATAGAAACAGATGACCA GATGGGAGGCATTCCAGCCCGCAACGCGAAGGGGGAGAGGCTGCTGCTCTACATCGGCATCATTGACGTGTTGCAGTCCTACAG ATTTGTCAAGAAGCTGGAGCACTCTTGGAAGGCCCTTGTACACGACGGG GACACTGTATCTGTGCACAGACCCAGCTTCTACGCCGAAAGGTTCCAACGGTTCATGTGCAACACAGCATTCAAGAAAATACCAC TAAAGCCATCCCCTTCCAAGAAGAGCCGGTCTGGCACAGCGGTTCCTCGTCGGAGCTGTCAAGGAGTGCCTTCCCAGTCGCACATGTCCTGTGAGACAAAAGCACAAGTAATGACGGAGGCGGACATAGAGCAAG GTTCCCACCTTGGTCGCCCAGATCTCCTGCCCAGGACCCTGCCGGTAGACGAAGCTAACAGCGATTCCATCGCCACGACCCTGTCCACTTCTTCCTTGGGCAGCGGAGGCCTCAACTCGCCCGCAAATAG GTCAGTGGGCGTACAAGTGCATAAAGCTGACAGCTCAGCAAAGGATTTGACTAGAACAGCTCCTGGCATCTGCTTGTCTAG CGGTTCCCCAGGACCTTCCATACTGGAGcgctctgcagagctgagagaGCAGCTCGAAGACCTGCAAGAAACGGAGATAAGCTTT ttatctTATCTGGACAGAAACCTAAAAGCTGGAAGGCTGGGCTACACTTAG